The following DNA comes from Pirellulales bacterium.
CGCCAACGTGCAGGTATTTCGCCAGGCTGCCCAACGTGCTGACCTGGTGATTGCCACCGGCGGCTTGGGTCCAACCGCTGACGATTTAACCCGAGAAGCCCTGGCCGCGGCTGCCGGTGTGGAACTGGTGCTTGATCCGACAGCGCTGGAGCGCATTGAAGGTTTGTTTTCGCAACGTAAACGTCCCATGCCGCTGCGCAACAAAGTGCAGGCTATGTTTCCGCGTGGCAGCCGAGTAATTCCCAACCCTGCCGGCACTGCGCCGGGAATCGACATCGAGCTGCCGAGGCAAGGTGGTTCTGCATCGCGGATTTTCGCTTTGCCCGGCGTTCCGGCGGAAATGCGAGAGATGTGGCAGCAAACCGTGGCGCCTACAATTTCCGCCATGCTTGGCTCACCACGGGTCATTCGACACAAGCAAATCAAATGTTTCGGTGTGGGCGAAAGTGATTTGGAAGCCATGCTGCCCGACTTAATTCGTCGGGGACGCGATCCTCAAGTGGGCATTACCGTGCATGGCGCGACCATCACTCTGCGCATTACTGCGGCGGGCGAATCGCCGGAAGAATGCTATCGGGCGATGGAACCAACCGTTGCAACCATTCACGCCTGTCTGGGTGATTTAGTTTTCGGCGAAGGGGACGATGAATTGGAACACGCGGTCCTGCGGTTGCTGACCGCACAGAAGAAAACTTTGGCCACCGCCGAATGGGGCTCTGGCGGGATGATTGCCACCTGGCTGGCCGACGTTCCGCCTAGCCGTGGGAGTTTTTTAGGCGGAATTGTAGTTCAAAATCATCAGGCATTGGCGGCCTTATTGGCAACGGAATCATGCCATGATTCATCGTCAAGCGAACATGAGCGGATAGTCAGCGAAATGGCACAAAAATGCCGAGAAAAATTGAGGACCGATTATGGATTAGCGGTTGGCGAATTGCCCAGGATTAATCCGCAGGTTATCGAAACGCCTCTGTTGCATTTTGCCGTCGCAGGACCAAGCGGAACGAAAGTACGTTCATCTCCTTATGCAGGCCATCCCGATATTCTCAAAACCCGTGGCGGCAAGCAGGCGCTCAATTTGCTGCGGCTGACACTGTTACACAGCAGAGAGTGAATAATGAAACTTCATTTTGTACGTCGAATCTTACAAAACCAAGCGTGCGGACCACCTGGGGTGAATTGCATCTGCGGTGATAAATTCTCCGCGACGCCAAAGCGGACTGCGTCAATCGATTCAATTTGCCAGCCATCGGCAAACGTTGTTTGTAACTCCTGCCGGAAGACACGACGCGGCCCATCTGTTCCCGGTTCCGCATCGCTAAAACACATCATAAAGAATCTGCCATTCGGCTTTAATACCTTGGCTAATTCGGCGACATACCGCATTCGATCTTCATCGGAAAATACATGAAACAAACCGCTATCAATGATGTTGTCGAATTGTTGATTAAGTTTGCTGAGCTGCAATGCATCTTGCACCAAGAACGTCGCATTGATGCCGCGCTGCGAGGCTTTCTTTTTGGCTCGTTGAATCGGCTCCTCCAAAAAATCAACGCCAGTGACTTGGCAGCCTTGTTGAGCAAAAAATAACGCGTTGTCCCCTGTCCCGCACCCGGTATCCAAAACGGAACCGCTGATTTCTGCTGCGGCCTTCACAAATGGTTCTTGTGGCCGGCTGATATCCCAAGGTGCAGCGTGATTATAAAACTCGCGAAATGTTTCTTTCGTAGGGATTTTGGTTTCCATGGAAGTGCCCACATTGTTGTGTTCGGTAATCTCGTTTGCCGCTTTGACTAATGCACAGGCGGTCGTTCCTGCACTAATTTGCTAATATTCTTGAACTGCGATGACTTGGAATCCTGGCACCATTCAAACAGCGCTGCTTCGACGGTCGTGAGCGTTGCGCCTGTTGCTTCCATGCGTCGCAGCGCGATTTCGTAATCGAAACTTCCGCGCGATCCAACAGCGTCTACGGCCACGTAAATGTGGAATCCTTCAGCCAGCAAATCAAGCACTGTTTGTTGAATGCACACATGGGCTTCGATTCCACAGACCAACCACTTGCGTTTATTTGACGCTTCCAGTTCACGACGCAACTCGATACAGCCGCTACAACTGAACGTGGTCTTGTGAAACACTTTATCTAGATGAGTTAGTAGCTCTGTCGCTGTGTGCCCCAAACCCTGCGGGTATTGTTCCGTGGCAAGAATTGGTAATCCTAAAAGTTTTGCCCCATCAATTAACCGTCGGATGTTCCATACAATTCGTGCGTAGCCGTTGATCAAACAAATAAGTTTTTGCTGCACGTCAATCACTAGCAACCCAGTTTCGCTGGCCGTCATTATTTCGGGACTGCGGGAAAGTATTGTGTTCGCGTCCATCCTGTGAGCATAATGCTGACCTGCCTCTGCCTGCTAGTGGTAAGGCGCCAATGTTGAACCGATCTTGCCCCAAGTCTCCAGCCATGTTAAACAGCGATCACGATGAATCAATTACCTGGCACGTCTGGCCCCATAGTCACGATCGGCAATGCGATTGCGTTGTCTGGTGCTATCGACCGACAATGGTTGGCAATTTCCATTAATCGTCGTCTTGTGCTCGATGGATTATGGTTTGCACGTCGTGTTCCATTGTTTCCAATTGAAAGAACATTTGATTTATCTGAAATCACGCTATTGCGCAAATCGGCCCGGCAACGAATCTCTTGGGCGGCAATTTTTGTCAAAGCCTATGCGCTTGCGGCACAACAACAACGTGCTTTGCGGCAAGCGTATGTGCGCTGTCCTTGGCCGCACTTGGTGGAAGAGACGCATAGCACTGCGATGGTCGTCGTGAATCGTCAATATTTAGGCGAGGATCGAATTTGTTGGGGGGCACTTGCGATGCCAGAAAATTATTCGCTCGTTCGATTGCAGCACTCATTGAATGCTTACCAAACAGAACCGGTGGAGCACATCTTTCGTCGCCAGGTTTTACTCAGTAAGATGCCTATGCTCTTGCGGCGATTCCTGTACTGGTGGAATATGAATTTCGGCGGCAGTAAACGTGCCCGACGGTTGGGTACCTTCACCATGAGTACGCTTGCTGGCCAAGGGGTATTAAATCGCATGCACCAAACTTTCTTGAGCAGCAGCCTTACTTATGGACCGCTGGATGACAACGGCCACGCTGTGGTCACGCTGCTTTGCGATCACCGAGTTGTCGACGGTATTGTGGCCTCGCGTGCAATGAGGGATTTAGAGGCCGCCTTACACGGCCCAATTGTGGACGAATTGAAAACTCTGCAATCGAGCCGCGCCGCCGCATAATGGCTGTGACAAACAGCTGGAATTTCGCAAAGCACATTGCAATCTCTGGGCCTGTGCAGTTGCGAGTAAGTTCGCATTCACAATCGCTTCCAACTACCATCCGTAGTTTTGCTCTGGCCAATTGTGCGCCTGAGACGCTAACTGCGAAAATTGTCGCCGGTACTCCCCCTGGCAGATGAATATGTTTTTGGCCATACTGGGTTCGTTCGTACAATTTTTGTGCGATTCTGGTGATGCTTTGGTGCCACAGGCAACGTACGCCGTTTAATTCTCTCCGTCTGCTGCTAATACTGACGACATGAAAGTTCACTCTACGACCATACTCACCGTGCGGCACAAGGGCAAAGTCGCCATCGGCGGCGATGGCCAGGTGACGCTGGGCAGCGCGGTAATGAAGGCCGATGCGGTGAAAATTCGTCGGCTGGTGGAAGGCAAAGTTGTCTGCGGCTTCGCTGGTTCTAGTGCGGATGCTTTTGCGCTGCTGGAGCGATTCGAAGCCAAACTGAAGGATTTTCCCTCCAACGTGCCTCGTGCGGCGACCGAACTTGCCAAGGAATGGCGCACTGATCGGGTGTTGCGTCGGTTGGAAGCGCTTCTGGCGGTTGTCGATGGGAAGCATACGTTGTTGATAACGGGAACTGGAGATGTCATTCAACCGACTGATGGCGTACTAGGTATCGGCTCTGGGGGATCCTATGCCGTAGCCGCGGCGCGCGCCTTGGTGGCACATTCAACGCTAACGGCTGGCGAGGTGGTACGGAAATCGTTGGAAATCGCTGCGGGAATTGATATTTATACGAACATGAACATCCACGTTGAAGAATTCGCCAGTGAGAGTTGAATTTGCTTCTATGCAAGAGCTCACCCCACGTCAAATTGTTGCAGAGTTGGATCGGCATATTGTCGGCCAGGCCGATGCCAAACGCGCGGTAGCCATTGCCATTCGCAATCGCTGGCGGCGGCAACAATTGCCTGACGACATGAAGGCGGAGGTCGCTCCCAAGAACATTTTGATGATTGGACCTACCGGCGTAGGAAAAACCGAAATTGCCCGTCGCCTGGCCAAGCTCACTGGCGCGCCGTTCATAAAGGTCGAAGCCACCAAGTACACCGAAGTTGGATATTACGGCCGCGATGTGGAAAGCATGGTGCGGGAGCTGGTCGA
Coding sequences within:
- a CDS encoding molybdopterin-binding protein — protein: ANVQVFRQAAQRADLVIATGGLGPTADDLTREALAAAAGVELVLDPTALERIEGLFSQRKRPMPLRNKVQAMFPRGSRVIPNPAGTAPGIDIELPRQGGSASRIFALPGVPAEMREMWQQTVAPTISAMLGSPRVIRHKQIKCFGVGESDLEAMLPDLIRRGRDPQVGITVHGATITLRITAAGESPEECYRAMEPTVATIHACLGDLVFGEGDDELEHAVLRLLTAQKKTLATAEWGSGGMIATWLADVPPSRGSFLGGIVVQNHQALAALLATESCHDSSSSEHERIVSEMAQKCREKLRTDYGLAVGELPRINPQVIETPLLHFAVAGPSGTKVRSSPYAGHPDILKTRGGKQALNLLRLTLLHSRE
- a CDS encoding hydrolase; protein product: MDANTILSRSPEIMTASETGLLVIDVQQKLICLINGYARIVWNIRRLIDGAKLLGLPILATEQYPQGLGHTATELLTHLDKVFHKTTFSCSGCIELRRELEASNKRKWLVCGIEAHVCIQQTVLDLLAEGFHIYVAVDAVGSRGSFDYEIALRRMEATGATLTTVEAALFEWCQDSKSSQFKNISKLVQERPPVH
- a CDS encoding class I SAM-dependent methyltransferase; this translates as METKIPTKETFREFYNHAAPWDISRPQEPFVKAAAEISGSVLDTGCGTGDNALFFAQQGCQVTGVDFLEEPIQRAKKKASQRGINATFLVQDALQLSKLNQQFDNIIDSGLFHVFSDEDRMRYVAELAKVLKPNGRFFMMCFSDAEPGTDGPRRVFRQELQTTFADGWQIESIDAVRFGVAENLSPQMQFTPGGPHAWFCKIRRTK
- the hslV gene encoding ATP-dependent protease subunit HslV, whose amino-acid sequence is MKVHSTTILTVRHKGKVAIGGDGQVTLGSAVMKADAVKIRRLVEGKVVCGFAGSSADAFALLERFEAKLKDFPSNVPRAATELAKEWRTDRVLRRLEALLAVVDGKHTLLITGTGDVIQPTDGVLGIGSGGSYAVAAARALVAHSTLTAGEVVRKSLEIAAGIDIYTNMNIHVEEFASES